In one window of Patescibacteria group bacterium DNA:
- a CDS encoding FAD:protein FMN transferase, producing MIFFKEIKALGTEIEVYLQDEPKKDFASDFAELEKVIVDFEQSFSRFLDNSEINHLNQSANIFSASDEMIKILLLAKNYYQETEGIFDPTILQSLEDLGYKKSFPFNEPGDANHDQSEINFQKIIINENEKIISKPNNLKIDLGGIGKGFLVDKLVNIIRAKEYKNFWVSAGGDMYLYGLAENNEPHQIGIQNPLDLEKDIIHVQVPEKGLAIATSGIAKRQWIKNGRSYHHLIDPRTGLSTDNNLLAVTIVANTVIEADIFAKTVFILGQEQGLSFINEYNGIEGLLINKGNKIIPSQNMSDYLIKGYK from the coding sequence ATGATTTTTTTTAAAGAAATAAAAGCCCTAGGCACTGAAATAGAGGTTTATCTTCAAGATGAGCCAAAAAAGGATTTTGCGTCCGACTTTGCCGAGCTCGAAAAAGTTATCGTTGATTTTGAACAATCATTTAGCCGCTTTTTAGATAACAGTGAAATAAACCACCTAAATCAATCTGCGAACATTTTTTCTGCTAGTGATGAAATGATTAAAATCTTGCTTTTGGCAAAAAATTATTATCAAGAAACCGAGGGCATTTTTGATCCCACTATTCTGCAATCCTTGGAAGATCTTGGCTATAAAAAAAGTTTTCCCTTTAACGAACCGGGAGATGCCAACCATGATCAAAGTGAAATTAATTTTCAAAAAATAATTATCAACGAGAATGAAAAAATAATCTCCAAACCAAATAATCTTAAGATTGATTTGGGAGGTATCGGTAAGGGCTTTCTCGTCGATAAACTTGTAAACATAATCAGGGCTAAGGAATATAAAAATTTTTGGGTTTCTGCCGGTGGCGACATGTATCTTTACGGTCTCGCCGAAAATAATGAGCCGCATCAAATAGGCATTCAAAATCCGCTCGATTTGGAAAAAGACATTATTCACGTTCAAGTCCCGGAAAAAGGTTTAGCTATAGCTACTTCGGGCATAGCTAAAAGGCAGTGGATAAAGAACGGCCGAAGCTATCACCATCTCATTGACCCACGAACCGGATTATCGACCGATAATAACTTACTAGCCGTCACAATTGTCGCCAACACCGTCATTGAGGCTGATATTTTTGCTAAAACCGTTTTTATTCTTGGCCAAGAACAAGGCTTGAGTTTTATCAACGAATACAATGGCATTGAGGGCTTGCTCATTAATAAAGGCAATAAAATCATCCCATCGCAAAATATGTCTGATTATTTAATTAAAGGTTATAAATAA
- a CDS encoding FAD-dependent oxidoreductase: protein MKKILAIGCGGAGMFSLIVASQLKKNKFKTTVFSDEADIYCRCSTPYILTGETTVKASVQPESMFTEYGFDIVHEKAISIDVRKKQVTTDVGKAYDYDYLVISTGASPVKLPIPGSDLAGVYTVRTSSDAAGIQAGAKKAQSAVVIGAGVIGMEMAGALRSKGLDVHLVEYAHNISSGLSDQEFAKKIVDNLTTNGIKVLFESEVVEIKETKAKRKKVQINHNGKRVVVEADLVIMATGIKPNLEVIAGTGIKANKFGILVDKKMRTNIKNIYACGDCCVPLSAVTGESKPSSLASSAIQQAKVVGYQMAGYPIAYAGSTGAFAFKILGKDYASVGLTEEEARKKYKFVAIGRASSTDLYRDLKKVQPLEVKLIFAGLTMRLVGYEAFGSGVIPSAEVASFAIGLKLHILKLLKFNYIAHPSLTPWPFMNPIVMAAEDAMGSIMKKIKIFS from the coding sequence ATGAAAAAAATCTTAGCTATTGGTTGTGGAGGTGCCGGTATGTTTAGTTTAATCGTCGCTTCGCAACTTAAAAAAAATAAATTTAAAACTACGGTGTTCTCAGACGAGGCGGATATTTATTGTCGTTGTAGCACCCCTTATATTTTAACGGGGGAGACGACGGTCAAGGCTTCAGTGCAGCCAGAAAGTATGTTTACCGAATATGGATTTGATATTGTGCACGAAAAAGCCATTAGCATTGATGTGCGCAAAAAACAGGTTACAACTGATGTGGGTAAAGCTTATGACTATGATTATTTAGTGATTTCGACTGGCGCCAGTCCTGTGAAGTTGCCAATTCCTGGTAGTGATTTAGCTGGTGTTTACACCGTCCGTACTAGTTCTGATGCTGCTGGTATCCAAGCTGGTGCCAAAAAAGCACAAAGCGCGGTGGTGATTGGCGCGGGGGTAATTGGCATGGAAATGGCCGGAGCTTTGCGTAGCAAGGGTCTAGATGTTCATTTAGTGGAGTATGCACATAATATCTCATCCGGTCTTTCGGATCAAGAATTTGCCAAAAAGATTGTTGACAACTTAACGACAAATGGCATTAAGGTTTTATTTGAAAGTGAGGTCGTTGAAATTAAGGAAACAAAAGCGAAGCGAAAAAAAGTTCAGATAAATCATAATGGCAAAAGGGTGGTTGTGGAGGCAGATTTAGTAATTATGGCGACGGGCATTAAGCCTAATTTAGAGGTAATTGCTGGTACGGGAATTAAAGCGAATAAGTTTGGTATTCTTGTTGACAAGAAGATGCGCACTAATATCAAGAATATATACGCTTGCGGCGATTGTTGTGTGCCCTTGTCGGCTGTGACTGGTGAGAGCAAGCCCAGCTCCCTGGCGAGTTCGGCAATCCAACAGGCGAAAGTTGTTGGTTATCAAATGGCTGGTTATCCGATTGCTTATGCTGGTTCAACTGGTGCCTTTGCTTTTAAGATTTTGGGCAAGGATTATGCCTCAGTTGGTTTAACCGAAGAAGAAGCTCGAAAAAAATATAAATTTGTGGCCATTGGTCGAGCAAGTTCAACTGATCTCTATCGTGATTTAAAGAAGGTGCAACCGCTGGAGGTGAAGTTGATTTTTGCCGGACTGACAATGCGCTTGGTTGGTTACGAGGCCTTTGGGAGTGGCGTAATTCCGTCAGCCGAAGTAGCTAGTTTCGCTATCGGTCTGAAATTACATATTTTAAAATTATTAAAGTTTAATTATATTGCTCATCCTAGTCTGACGCCGTGGCCGTTTATGAATCCGATAGTGATGGCTGCCGAAGATGCCATGGGTAGTATTATGAAAAAAATTAAAATATTTTCTTAA